Proteins encoded within one genomic window of Sphingomonas sp. KRR8:
- the acs gene encoding acetate--CoA ligase gives MSHAVHPVPEHFSARIGPDELARLREQFARDPDGFWLDQAHRLDWSRAPAKAGDWSFAADDFHIRWYEDGQLNLSVNCLDRHLAERADRPALIFEPDEPGTGHAWTYRELYEETCRFANLLRQQGVRRGDRVMIYLPMIPEAAAAMLACARIGAVHSVVFGGFSPESLAGRIDDCGAEVVITADQGVRGGKTIPLKANVDAALGMSQGIRSVIVVRRTGADVPMKSGRDVDYSEVRDSLATEAEPEVMNAEDPLFILYTSGSTGKPKGVVHTTGGYAVWAATTFDWIFGAEDSDIFWCTADVGWITGHTYVVYGPLLNGATSVMFDGVPNYPDYGRFWETCDRLGVTIFYTAPTAIRALMREGDAPVKAHSRKTIRLLGTVGEPINPEAWEWYYHVVGESRCPIVDTWWQTETGGALISPLPGATDLKPGSATQPLPGIELQLLDAEHKVLEGPASGNLCIPVSWPGQMRTLWGDHDRFFQTYFTAYPGLYFTADGCRRDEDGYYWITGRVDDVINVSGHRIATAEVESALVEHPAVAEAAVVPVSHDIKGQAIYAFVTLTVAATTGDEALVAAIKAEVRKHIGALAVPESLQFAPALPKTRSGKIMRRILRKIAEGEFSALGDTSTLADPSVVDALVAGRVS, from the coding sequence ATGAGCCACGCCGTCCACCCGGTCCCGGAGCATTTCAGCGCCCGGATCGGGCCGGACGAACTGGCCAGGCTGCGGGAGCAATTCGCGCGCGATCCGGACGGCTTCTGGCTCGACCAGGCGCACCGGCTGGACTGGTCACGCGCGCCGGCCAAGGCCGGTGACTGGAGCTTCGCGGCCGACGACTTCCATATCCGGTGGTACGAGGACGGGCAGCTCAACCTGTCCGTCAATTGCCTCGACCGGCACCTGGCGGAGCGCGCCGACCGGCCTGCGTTGATCTTCGAACCGGACGAGCCCGGGACGGGCCATGCCTGGACCTACCGCGAATTGTACGAAGAGACCTGCCGCTTCGCCAACCTGCTGCGCCAGCAGGGCGTCCGCCGGGGCGACCGGGTCATGATCTACCTGCCGATGATCCCCGAAGCGGCGGCGGCCATGCTCGCCTGCGCCCGGATCGGGGCGGTGCATTCGGTCGTCTTCGGCGGCTTCAGTCCGGAAAGTCTGGCGGGCCGAATCGACGATTGCGGGGCGGAGGTCGTGATTACCGCCGACCAGGGTGTACGCGGCGGCAAGACCATCCCCTTGAAGGCGAACGTCGATGCAGCGCTCGGGATGAGCCAGGGCATTCGAAGCGTCATCGTTGTGCGCCGCACCGGCGCCGACGTTCCCATGAAGTCTGGCCGCGATGTCGATTATTCGGAAGTGCGCGACAGCCTGGCGACCGAAGCGGAGCCGGAGGTGATGAACGCGGAAGACCCGCTGTTCATCCTCTACACCTCGGGCTCGACCGGCAAGCCGAAGGGCGTTGTCCACACCACCGGCGGCTATGCGGTCTGGGCGGCGACCACCTTCGACTGGATCTTCGGGGCGGAAGACAGCGACATCTTCTGGTGCACGGCCGATGTCGGCTGGATCACCGGCCACACCTATGTCGTCTATGGGCCACTGCTCAACGGCGCGACCAGCGTCATGTTCGACGGCGTGCCCAACTACCCCGATTACGGGCGCTTCTGGGAAACCTGCGACCGGCTTGGAGTCACTATCTTCTACACCGCGCCGACCGCGATCCGCGCCTTGATGCGCGAAGGCGACGCGCCGGTGAAGGCGCACAGCCGCAAGACCATCAGACTGCTGGGGACCGTGGGCGAGCCGATCAACCCGGAAGCGTGGGAGTGGTACTACCATGTCGTGGGCGAAAGCCGCTGCCCGATCGTCGACACCTGGTGGCAGACCGAGACCGGCGGGGCGTTAATCTCGCCTTTGCCTGGCGCCACGGACCTCAAGCCCGGCTCGGCCACTCAGCCGCTTCCCGGGATCGAGCTGCAATTGCTGGATGCGGAGCACAAGGTGCTGGAGGGGCCCGCCAGCGGCAACCTGTGCATACCGGTCTCCTGGCCGGGACAGATGCGCACCCTGTGGGGTGACCACGATCGATTCTTCCAGACCTACTTCACCGCCTACCCCGGCCTCTATTTCACGGCCGACGGCTGCCGCCGTGACGAGGACGGCTATTATTGGATCACCGGCCGGGTCGACGACGTCATCAACGTCTCCGGCCATCGGATTGCGACGGCGGAAGTCGAAAGCGCGCTGGTGGAACATCCCGCCGTCGCCGAGGCGGCGGTCGTCCCGGTCTCGCACGACATCAAGGGTCAGGCCATCTACGCCTTCGTCACACTCACTGTTGCAGCGACGACGGGCGACGAAGCGCTGGTCGCCGCGATCAAGGCCGAGGTGCGCAAGCATATCGGCGCGCTGGCCGTACCGGAAAGCCTGCAGTTCGCGCCCGCCTTGCCCAAGACCCGCAGCGGCAAAATCATGCGACGCATCCTCCGCAAGATCGCGGAAGGCGAATTCAGCGCACTGGGAGACACGTCCACGCTGGCGGATCCGTCGGTGGTCGATGCGCTGGTTGCGGGGCGGGTGAGCTGA
- a CDS encoding NAD(P)-dependent alcohol dehydrogenase: MGTTAIGWGTDAPDQPLKPIAFERRDLRPNDVAIQITHSGICHSDLHTCRNDWRGSRYPVIPGHEIVGTVTAVGDEVTRHRVGDTVAVGCMVDSCMECDQCLEGWEVFCRKGCVQTYNSKDYHDGTITKGGYTDHIVVRDHFVLKVPEGMDVSRVAPLLCAGITTYSPLRQYDVGPNTKMAVVGLGGLGHMGVKLGAALGAHVTMITTTPSKGEDARELGAHDVIISTDREQMKAAATRFDFILNTIPVSHEIDPYLELLGRSGRMVIVGALMEMPPFTGGKLVWWNRAVGGSAIGGIPETQEMLDFCAAKGIYPEIETIRMDQVNEAYERLLRNDVRYRFVIDMSTLEKPQA, from the coding sequence ATGGGAACCACCGCCATCGGCTGGGGCACCGACGCCCCCGATCAGCCGCTGAAGCCGATCGCCTTCGAGCGCCGCGACCTTCGGCCCAACGACGTTGCGATCCAGATCACTCATTCCGGCATCTGCCACTCGGACCTCCACACCTGCCGCAACGACTGGCGCGGGAGCCGCTATCCGGTGATCCCGGGCCATGAGATCGTCGGAACCGTGACCGCCGTCGGCGACGAGGTCACTCGGCACCGCGTCGGGGACACCGTTGCGGTCGGCTGCATGGTCGACAGCTGCATGGAATGCGACCAGTGCCTGGAAGGCTGGGAGGTCTTCTGCCGCAAGGGCTGCGTGCAGACCTACAACAGCAAGGACTATCACGACGGCACGATCACCAAGGGCGGCTACACCGACCACATCGTGGTGCGTGATCATTTCGTCCTCAAGGTACCCGAGGGCATGGACGTCAGCCGGGTCGCGCCGCTGCTGTGCGCCGGCATCACGACTTATTCGCCGCTGCGGCAGTATGACGTCGGCCCCAACACGAAGATGGCCGTCGTCGGCCTTGGCGGGCTGGGCCACATGGGCGTGAAGCTTGGCGCTGCGCTGGGCGCGCACGTGACCATGATCACGACCACGCCGAGCAAGGGCGAGGACGCGCGCGAGCTGGGCGCGCACGACGTCATCATCTCGACCGATCGTGAGCAGATGAAGGCCGCGGCGACCCGCTTCGACTTCATCCTGAACACGATCCCGGTCAGCCATGAGATCGACCCTTATCTCGAGCTTCTTGGCCGGTCGGGGCGGATGGTAATCGTGGGGGCACTGATGGAGATGCCGCCGTTCACCGGCGGCAAGCTCGTCTGGTGGAATCGCGCGGTCGGCGGCTCGGCCATCGGCGGCATTCCCGAGACTCAGGAAATGCTCGACTTCTGCGCCGCCAAGGGCATCTATCCCGAGATCGAGACGATCCGGATGGACCAGGTCAACGAAGCCTACGAACGCCTGCTCAGGAATGACGTTCGCTACCGCTTCGTGATCGACATGAGCACCTTGGAGAAGCCACAAGCATGA
- a CDS encoding CoA ester lyase, translating into MTSAPPRSWLFVPADSEKKIARALDCGADAIIFDLEDSVAPSEKPRARDMVKTLAASDRSQLWVRINPLTSQWHKDDLDILANSAVYGIVLPKSEGGADVETLAHRTGSIPIHAIVTETAASLFGLLSYRGQNALSAMSWGAEDLSADLGASSKYDEDGGLSFTYRMARSLCLAGAKAAGVCAVDTVFTDFRDEPGLILEALAAAREGFDGKLAIHPAQVAPINEAFSPTAEDVHHAQAVVDAFAAQPDAGVLSIDGRMIDRPHLLQAQRVLARSDLSLKD; encoded by the coding sequence ATGACCTCCGCCCCTCCGCGCAGCTGGCTGTTCGTTCCGGCCGACAGCGAGAAGAAGATTGCCCGGGCGCTCGACTGCGGCGCCGACGCGATCATCTTCGACCTCGAAGACAGCGTCGCGCCGTCGGAAAAGCCCCGCGCACGAGACATGGTGAAGACGCTCGCCGCGTCGGACCGCAGCCAGCTGTGGGTGCGGATCAATCCGCTCACCAGCCAATGGCACAAGGATGACCTCGACATCCTTGCCAACAGCGCGGTGTACGGGATCGTGCTGCCCAAGAGCGAGGGCGGCGCCGACGTCGAAACGCTCGCCCACCGCACTGGCAGCATCCCCATCCACGCCATCGTAACCGAAACGGCCGCCAGCCTGTTCGGCCTGCTCAGCTATCGAGGGCAGAATGCACTGAGCGCGATGAGCTGGGGAGCGGAGGACCTATCAGCCGACCTGGGCGCGAGCAGCAAATATGACGAGGACGGCGGCCTGTCCTTCACCTACCGAATGGCCCGCTCGCTGTGCCTGGCCGGAGCGAAGGCCGCAGGCGTCTGCGCAGTGGACACCGTCTTCACCGACTTCCGCGATGAGCCCGGATTGATCCTCGAAGCGCTCGCCGCGGCCCGCGAGGGGTTCGACGGCAAGCTCGCCATCCACCCCGCGCAGGTCGCGCCCATCAACGAGGCGTTCAGCCCCACGGCCGAGGACGTGCACCATGCCCAGGCGGTGGTCGACGCGTTCGCGGCACAGCCCGACGCGGGCGTGCTCAGTATCGACGGACGGATGATCGATCGCCCGCACCTTCTCCAGGCCCAGCGCGTTCTCGCCCGGTCCGACCTCTCACTGAAAGACTGA
- a CDS encoding MaoC family dehydratase, whose amino-acid sequence MPGRYFDEWQVGDTVAHPITRTVTETDNLLISTLTHNPQPLHLDAEAAKASEFGQILVNSCFTFSLVVGVSVAETTMGVLVANLGFDEVKFPKPVFVGDTLRIESEAVALRESKSRPTAGLVTWEHRALNQRGETVCTMKRTALLHRKPA is encoded by the coding sequence ATGCCCGGACGCTATTTCGACGAGTGGCAGGTCGGCGACACCGTCGCCCACCCCATCACGCGCACGGTCACCGAGACCGATAACCTGCTGATCTCGACCCTGACCCATAATCCCCAGCCGCTGCACCTCGACGCGGAGGCGGCAAAGGCCAGCGAGTTCGGGCAGATCCTGGTCAACAGCTGCTTCACGTTCAGCCTGGTGGTTGGCGTGTCGGTGGCCGAGACCACCATGGGTGTGCTGGTCGCCAACTTGGGCTTCGACGAGGTCAAGTTTCCCAAGCCCGTGTTCGTCGGCGACACGCTGCGGATCGAGAGCGAAGCCGTGGCCTTACGCGAGAGCAAGTCTCGCCCGACCGCCGGGCTGGTCACGTGGGAGCATCGCGCGCTCAACCAGCGTGGAGAAACAGTGTGCACGATGAAGCGTACCGCCCTGCTCCACCGGAAACCGGCATGA
- a CDS encoding transketolase, giving the protein MSTVPTPPDFAALKAVEERLRWLSAWTIHHANHVRESADGLKVGGHQASCASMTAIMAALYFRALGPNDRVAVKPHAGPVLHAIHYLLGSQTREQLENFRGFGGMQSYPSRTKDRIPVDFSTGSVGLGVAITAFASLVQDWLSARGWLQQDERGRFVALIGDAELDEGNIYEALIEGAKHDVRNLWWIVDYNRQSLDATSADRMFERFDEIFRACGWRTVELRYGKRLGAALAQHPAVADWLDRLPNADHSALTYQGGAAWRTRIEGELGKAAKPFLKGLDDAQLASLMGDLGGHCMETLVEAFDAASADDVPTLFIAWTIKGYGLPFAGHKDNHAGLMNPTQMSALREQMGVAEGAEWEPLGPLGGNARAGVEALIDRSRIMREKRRRLFGQIEIPAIPAPAGEEQSTQAAFGRILLDLAKSGHPLADRILTTSPDVTVSTNLGAFVNQRGLFRRKEVADAFASAKIPSAQKWGMTATGQHVELGIAESNLFLMLAAAGLAGDLFGQRLVPIGTLYDPFIARGLDALNYACYQDARFLLVATPSGITLGPEGGAHQSINPPLIALGQPGLRHYEPAYADELALCMHEAFRLIDDPNGESTYLRLSTRNLVQIERQDDAWKADALQGAYWLREPGPNAEAAIVAMGAVMPEALAAWEELSVDLPGLGLLSITSPDLLHRGWTSAQAARWQGQRAPSHAERLLGRLSRTAGLVTLCDAAPASLSWLGGVLGQRVAPLGVERFGQTGNLPDLYAAYRLDGDAITEAVAELLVTNR; this is encoded by the coding sequence ATGTCGACCGTCCCCACCCCGCCCGACTTCGCCGCCCTCAAGGCCGTCGAGGAGCGGCTGCGCTGGCTCAGCGCCTGGACCATCCACCACGCCAACCACGTGCGGGAGAGCGCGGACGGTCTCAAGGTCGGCGGCCACCAGGCGAGCTGCGCGTCCATGACCGCGATCATGGCCGCACTCTACTTCCGCGCGCTCGGCCCCAACGACCGCGTGGCGGTGAAGCCGCATGCCGGGCCGGTGCTTCACGCCATCCATTATCTGCTTGGGTCACAGACCCGCGAGCAACTGGAGAACTTCCGCGGGTTTGGCGGAATGCAGAGCTACCCCAGCCGCACCAAGGACCGCATTCCCGTCGACTTCTCCACCGGCTCTGTTGGGCTCGGGGTGGCGATCACCGCCTTCGCCAGCCTGGTGCAGGACTGGCTGAGCGCCCGTGGCTGGCTGCAGCAGGACGAACGGGGCCGCTTCGTGGCGCTGATCGGCGACGCCGAGCTGGACGAGGGTAACATCTACGAAGCGCTGATCGAGGGCGCCAAGCACGATGTGCGCAACCTGTGGTGGATCGTCGACTACAATCGGCAAAGCCTGGATGCGACCAGCGCCGACCGCATGTTCGAGCGATTCGACGAGATCTTCCGCGCCTGCGGCTGGCGCACGGTCGAGCTTCGCTACGGCAAGCGGCTGGGCGCCGCGCTGGCCCAGCATCCCGCCGTCGCCGACTGGCTCGACCGGCTGCCCAATGCCGATCACAGCGCCCTCACCTACCAGGGCGGCGCGGCCTGGCGGACGCGGATCGAGGGTGAGCTTGGCAAGGCCGCCAAGCCGTTCCTCAAGGGGCTGGATGACGCGCAACTCGCCAGCCTGATGGGCGACCTTGGCGGCCATTGCATGGAGACTCTGGTCGAGGCGTTCGATGCAGCCAGCGCCGACGATGTGCCGACCCTGTTCATCGCCTGGACGATCAAAGGCTACGGCCTGCCTTTCGCCGGCCACAAGGACAATCATGCGGGGCTGATGAACCCGACACAGATGAGCGCCCTGCGTGAGCAGATGGGCGTAGCCGAAGGCGCGGAGTGGGAACCGCTCGGCCCGCTGGGCGGCAACGCCCGCGCCGGCGTGGAAGCCCTGATCGACCGTTCACGCATCATGCGGGAGAAGCGCCGGCGACTATTTGGGCAGATCGAGATCCCGGCCATTCCGGCACCCGCCGGGGAGGAGCAGAGCACGCAAGCGGCGTTCGGTCGGATCCTGCTCGACCTCGCCAAGTCCGGTCATCCGCTGGCCGATCGCATCCTTACCACCTCGCCCGATGTCACGGTCTCGACCAACCTTGGGGCCTTCGTGAACCAGCGCGGCCTGTTCCGCCGCAAGGAAGTTGCCGACGCCTTCGCCAGCGCGAAGATCCCGTCGGCCCAGAAATGGGGAATGACGGCGACCGGCCAGCACGTGGAGCTGGGCATCGCCGAGAGCAACCTGTTCCTGATGCTGGCGGCGGCCGGCCTTGCGGGCGACCTGTTCGGGCAGCGGCTGGTTCCCATTGGGACGCTCTACGACCCGTTCATCGCGCGCGGCCTCGATGCACTCAACTACGCCTGTTATCAGGATGCCCGCTTCCTGCTGGTCGCCACGCCGAGCGGCATCACGCTTGGGCCGGAGGGCGGCGCGCACCAGTCGATCAACCCGCCGCTGATCGCCCTCGGCCAGCCGGGCCTGCGCCATTACGAGCCGGCCTATGCCGACGAGCTCGCGCTGTGCATGCACGAGGCGTTCCGCTTGATCGATGATCCGAACGGCGAGTCCACTTACCTGCGTCTGTCGACCCGCAACCTGGTGCAGATCGAGCGGCAGGACGACGCGTGGAAGGCCGACGCGCTTCAAGGCGCCTACTGGCTGCGCGAGCCGGGCCCCAATGCGGAAGCGGCCATCGTTGCCATGGGCGCGGTCATGCCGGAAGCGCTGGCGGCGTGGGAGGAACTCAGCGTCGATCTGCCCGGTCTGGGGCTGCTCAGCATTACGTCGCCCGACCTGCTTCACCGCGGCTGGACCTCGGCGCAGGCGGCCCGGTGGCAGGGTCAGCGCGCGCCCAGCCATGCCGAACGCCTGCTCGGCCGCCTTTCGCGCACGGCGGGACTGGTCACCCTGTGCGATGCCGCGCCCGCATCCTTGTCGTGGCTGGGCGGTGTGCTCGGCCAGCGGGTCGCTCCCCTCGGGGTGGAGCGGTTCGGCCAGACCGGAAATCTGCCAGACCTCTATGCCGCTTACCGGCTGGACGGCGACGCGATCACCGAGGCGGTGGCGGAACTGCTCGTTACAAATCGATAG
- a CDS encoding DUF4142 domain-containing protein, with protein sequence MRAFALFLAAGVSLSACTMNNEGDMGPVPRVAPPAAMTGDPSSPMTAAGYVPMAASSDQLEIQSSQLALQASTNQAVRSFANMMIAHHQSTSAALASAAASAGLPPPPMALLPMHQQMLDQLRSAGTGQAFDNAYKAMQIQSHQAALQLHQGYASGGDVPALRQAAASAVPIVQQHLTAAQNLNVMGAMMSPGMPMNGQPAPATAPVRSGERG encoded by the coding sequence ATGCGAGCTTTTGCCCTTTTTCTCGCCGCCGGCGTGTCGCTCAGCGCGTGCACGATGAATAATGAAGGCGACATGGGACCAGTCCCCCGCGTGGCGCCGCCCGCGGCCATGACCGGCGATCCCTCAAGCCCGATGACGGCGGCCGGCTATGTGCCGATGGCCGCGAGTAGCGACCAGCTGGAAATCCAGTCCAGCCAGCTTGCCTTGCAGGCTTCGACGAACCAGGCGGTTCGCAGCTTCGCCAACATGATGATCGCCCACCACCAGTCGACGTCGGCGGCACTGGCCAGCGCCGCTGCCAGCGCCGGTCTGCCGCCACCTCCCATGGCGCTGCTGCCGATGCATCAGCAGATGCTCGACCAGCTGCGCTCGGCGGGTACCGGCCAGGCGTTCGATAATGCCTACAAGGCAATGCAGATCCAAAGCCACCAGGCGGCGCTGCAGCTGCACCAGGGCTATGCCAGCGGCGGAGACGTGCCCGCCTTGCGTCAGGCTGCGGCCTCGGCGGTGCCGATCGTGCAGCAGCACCTCACCGCCGCTCAGAACCTCAACGTCATGGGAGCGATGATGAGCCCCGGCATGCCGATGAACGGCCAGCCGGCCCCAGCCACCGCCCCCGTCCGCTCGGGTGAGCGCGGCTAG
- a CDS encoding helix-turn-helix domain-containing protein, whose translation MPVTAHQQVLHDTPEVELRLETTGCRNVSPVLNRVGDKWSVLIVMILGEGPRRFNELKRQIDGISQRMLTLTLRGLERDGLVSRTVEPSVPPRVTYALTELGESLKEPVEALGRWAMAHIGCIRAAQQRFDARLDGTDVA comes from the coding sequence ATGCCTGTAACCGCCCATCAGCAAGTCCTTCATGACACGCCGGAGGTGGAGTTGCGCCTGGAGACGACCGGCTGCCGCAATGTCTCGCCGGTATTGAACCGGGTCGGCGACAAGTGGTCAGTTCTGATCGTGATGATCCTGGGCGAAGGGCCGCGACGGTTCAACGAACTCAAACGTCAGATCGACGGGATCAGCCAGCGCATGCTCACCCTTACGTTGCGGGGACTCGAGCGCGATGGCCTCGTCAGCCGCACGGTCGAGCCCAGCGTGCCGCCGCGCGTCACCTATGCGCTGACCGAGCTTGGCGAATCGCTGAAGGAGCCGGTGGAGGCACTCGGCCGCTGGGCGATGGCCCACATCGGCTGCATCCGCGCCGCCCAGCAGCGTTTCGACGCGCGGCTGGACGGAACGGACGTGGCCTGA
- a CDS encoding NAD(P)H-dependent oxidoreductase: MSRILRVDSSITGEHSVSRQLTAHILKQLTAAEPGAEVVERDLTADPLPHLTLEHLGPNAELDAFMAADTVVIGAPMYNFTVPTQLKAWLDRIVANGTTFRYTAEGTPEGLAGGRRVIVALSRGGFYGAEQGNAEFEHLETYLRAIFAFVGITPEFVRADGLNLGAEAKSRGVEAALGEVERLAA; this comes from the coding sequence ATGAGCCGCATTCTTCGCGTCGATAGTAGCATCACTGGCGAGCATAGCGTGAGCCGGCAACTCACCGCTCATATCCTCAAGCAGCTGACCGCCGCCGAACCTGGCGCCGAAGTGGTGGAGCGCGACCTTACGGCCGATCCGCTTCCGCACCTGACCCTCGAACATCTCGGGCCCAATGCCGAGCTGGACGCCTTCATGGCGGCGGACACGGTGGTGATCGGCGCGCCCATGTACAATTTCACGGTGCCGACCCAGCTCAAGGCTTGGCTCGACCGCATCGTCGCGAACGGCACCACCTTCCGTTACACCGCCGAAGGTACGCCTGAAGGCCTGGCCGGGGGCAGGCGCGTGATCGTCGCGCTCAGCCGGGGCGGGTTCTACGGCGCCGAGCAAGGTAATGCCGAGTTTGAGCATCTGGAAACCTATCTCCGGGCGATCTTCGCCTTTGTCGGAATCACGCCGGAGTTCGTTCGCGCCGACGGGCTCAACCTCGGAGCCGAGGCGAAGAGCCGGGGCGTCGAGGCGGCGCTGGGAGAGGTTGAGCGGCTGGCTGCCTGA
- a CDS encoding DUF6582 domain-containing protein, with protein MAELSAGERDHLDATEFAFPKERKEPLENAAHVRNAVARFRQVKDVTDAERDAAWHRIERAAKKFGVELQEKSWRELKASN; from the coding sequence ATGGCTGAGCTGAGTGCCGGCGAGCGCGACCATCTGGATGCAACCGAGTTCGCCTTTCCCAAGGAGCGCAAGGAGCCGCTGGAAAATGCAGCGCACGTCCGCAACGCGGTGGCGCGCTTCCGGCAGGTGAAGGACGTCACCGACGCGGAGCGCGACGCCGCCTGGCACCGGATCGAGCGGGCGGCAAAGAAGTTCGGCGTGGAACTCCAGGAAAAGAGCTGGCGCGAGCTCAAGGCAAGCAATTAG
- a CDS encoding dihydrolipoamide acetyltransferase family protein: MATYQFKLPDIGEGIAEAEIVAWHVKVGDRVEEDQQLADMMTDKATVEMESPVAGTVTALAGEVGDQVAIGSVLVTIETEGAAAAPTAAAEEVPLADGAEVPTPAQEAANPTLEVAEPPTAPQAAVAAQAEPEAPAAPPSAEHKPQILTTPAVRQRARDLGIDLAQVKSVDGRIRHADLDAYLLYNGGSVSTRGSGAPRADEQIKVVGLRRKIAENMQEAKRRIPHFALVDEFDVTALEDARAMMNRDRGSNPKLTILPFLITALTRAFADYPMINATYDDAANVVTRHGAVHMGMAAQTPGGLMVPVIRNAERLSIWQLAAEIARLSDAAKTGKATREELSGPTFTISSLGPMGGIASTPVISPPQVATIAVNKIEEKVVPLNGELEIRKRMNLSLSCDHRVVDGWDAASFLQALRPLIENPLRLLA; this comes from the coding sequence ATGGCGACTTACCAGTTCAAGCTCCCCGACATCGGCGAAGGCATTGCCGAGGCCGAGATCGTCGCCTGGCACGTCAAAGTCGGTGACCGGGTCGAGGAAGACCAGCAACTCGCCGACATGATGACCGACAAGGCGACCGTGGAGATGGAGTCGCCGGTGGCCGGCACCGTCACCGCGCTTGCCGGAGAGGTCGGCGATCAGGTCGCGATCGGCTCGGTGCTGGTGACCATCGAGACGGAGGGCGCTGCCGCCGCTCCCACTGCCGCGGCGGAAGAAGTCCCGCTGGCCGATGGCGCGGAGGTCCCGACGCCTGCTCAGGAAGCAGCCAACCCCACCCTGGAAGTCGCCGAACCGCCGACCGCGCCTCAAGCGGCGGTGGCGGCCCAGGCTGAACCGGAAGCGCCCGCCGCGCCGCCATCGGCCGAACACAAGCCGCAAATCCTCACCACGCCGGCCGTGCGCCAGCGCGCCCGCGATCTCGGCATCGACCTTGCGCAGGTGAAGAGCGTCGACGGGCGTATTCGTCACGCCGACCTCGACGCCTACCTGCTCTACAATGGTGGCAGCGTTTCGACCCGCGGGTCGGGCGCCCCTCGCGCCGACGAGCAGATCAAGGTCGTCGGCCTGCGCCGCAAGATCGCGGAGAATATGCAGGAGGCGAAGCGCCGGATTCCGCACTTTGCGCTGGTCGACGAGTTCGACGTCACCGCGCTTGAGGACGCGCGCGCGATGATGAACCGGGACCGCGGCTCGAACCCGAAGCTGACGATCCTTCCGTTCCTGATCACCGCGCTGACCCGCGCTTTCGCGGACTATCCGATGATCAACGCCACCTACGATGATGCGGCGAACGTGGTGACCCGGCATGGAGCGGTGCACATGGGCATGGCGGCGCAGACCCCTGGCGGCCTGATGGTGCCGGTGATCCGCAACGCGGAGCGCCTGTCGATCTGGCAACTCGCCGCGGAGATCGCGCGCCTGTCGGATGCCGCCAAGACGGGCAAGGCCACGCGGGAGGAGTTGAGCGGACCGACCTTCACCATCTCGTCGCTCGGGCCGATGGGCGGAATCGCCTCCACCCCCGTCATCTCACCGCCGCAGGTCGCGACCATCGCGGTCAACAAGATTGAGGAAAAGGTCGTGCCGCTGAACGGCGAGCTGGAGATCCGCAAGCGGATGAACCTGTCCCTTTCATGCGACCATCGCGTGGTCGATGGGTGGGATGCGGCAAGCTTCCTGCAGGCGCTCAGGCCTTTGATCGAGAACCCGCTTCGCCTGCTTGCCTGA